One Fundulus heteroclitus isolate FHET01 chromosome 1, MU-UCD_Fhet_4.1, whole genome shotgun sequence genomic window carries:
- the foxp3b gene encoding forkhead box protein P3, producing the protein MDEILKHKHRRPSVLRHVQQTASRQQHDCSGPSSLCKEEEDTGLPWSDSAMMLSTPSPSLYLLSSSRDHQKQPSVKTALNNRIPEGMSALFVSGLCRWPGCGEVSEDFSAFLKHLHSEHRHSDKSIAQWRVQHDIVQYMERQLVLEKQKLVAMQVHLSENKYANLAQVISEDRIQLGEIKNPNQIQNDCTPNASSPHLLPDLFPGIECYKYNNIRPPYTYAYLIRWSILESPNKQKTLSEIYSWFTTMFFYFRHNTATWKNAIRHNLSLHKCFVRVEGEKGAVWTVDEAEYQRRKGQKFHRDCPVKWLTSYSYYCSEDPAAAAADSSTVPVRLSRC; encoded by the exons ATGGATGAGATACTGAAGCATAAACATAGGAGACCATCAGTTTTGCGTCATGTTCAACAAACAGCTTCTAGACAACAGCATG ATTGTAGTGGACCAAGTTCTCTTTGTAAAGAGGAGGAGGATACAGGTCTTCCCTGGTCAGATTCTGCCATGATGCTGTCAACGCCAAGCCCAAGCCTTTATCTTCTGTCGTCAAGCAGAGACCATCAAAAGCAACCTTCAGTCAAGACCGCGCTTAATAATAG aataCCAGAGGGGATGAGTGCACTGTTTGTAAGTGGTCTTTGCCGCTGGCCAGGCTGTGGTGAGGTATCGGAAGATTTCTCAGCTTTCTTAAA GCACCTCCATTCTGAACACAGACACAGTGACAAAAGCATTGCTCAGTGGAGGGTGCAGCATGATATCGTTCAGTACATGGAACGTCAG cttgtcctggaaaaacaaaaacttgtcGCAATGCAGGTTCATCTTTCCGAAAACAAATACGCTAACCTG GCTCAGGTCATCAGTGAAGACAGAATCCAActtggggaaataaaaaatccaaatcaGATCCAAAATGACTGCACACCTAACGCTTCTTCTCCCCATCTACTGCCAG ATTTGTTCCCAGGCATTGAATGCTACAAATACAACAACATCAGGCCTCCATACACCTATGCTTACCTGATAAGATGG TCCATCTTGGAGTCTCCAAACAAACAGAAGACTCTCAGTGAGATTTACAGCTGGTTTACTACCATGTTCTTCTACTTCAGACACAACACAGCTACGTGGAAG AATGCAATACGACACAATCTCAGCCTTCACAAGTGTTTTGTACGAGTGGAAGGAGAAAAGGGGGCTGTGTGGACAGTGGATGAGGCAGAGTACCAGAGAAGGAAGGGACAAAAATTTCACCG AGACTGCCCTGTAAAGTGGCTTACTTCTTACTCCTATTACTGTTCTGAGgaccctgcagcagcagcagcagacagcaGCACAGTGCCTGTCCGGTTGTCTAGATGTTGA